The Magnetococcales bacterium genome has a window encoding:
- a CDS encoding chromate resistance protein, translating to MKWITRSHVHVDRVACPWLIARFIDSQAEFLFVPKSRVLEVAAKEGAISYDAPGAEYDHDRSNPAGELCTFEVLIRAFQLTDKALLRLARVVSGADTHRYDLDPLARGLEALATGYGLRFPDDQENIRRQFEMYDALYAWCALDTAREA from the coding sequence ATGAAATGGATCACACGTTCCCATGTCCATGTGGATCGGGTTGCCTGCCCGTGGTTGATTGCCCGGTTCATCGACTCTCAGGCGGAGTTTCTGTTTGTTCCCAAGAGCCGGGTTCTGGAGGTTGCCGCCAAAGAGGGGGCCATCTCCTACGATGCCCCGGGGGCCGAATATGACCATGATCGCAGCAATCCCGCTGGCGAACTCTGCACCTTCGAGGTGTTGATACGCGCCTTCCAACTGACCGACAAGGCCTTGTTGCGGCTGGCCAGGGTGGTGAGCGGTGCCGATACGCATCGTTACGACCTGGATCCCCTGGCCCGTGGTCTGGAGGCTCTGGCCACAGGGTATGGTTTGCGTTTCCCGGATGATCAGGAGAACATCCGCCGGCAATTCGAGATGTATGACGCCCTCTATGCCTGGTGTGCCCTGGATACAGCCAGAGAAGCATAA
- a CDS encoding metalloregulator ArsR/SmtB family transcription factor yields the protein MERYEVTSLTPEILLKSLVDETRLRCVMLLLVEPELCVCEFGYVLGEAQPKISRHLGTLREHDVVRDRRAGQWVYYTLHPDLPPWAMVMIQAVAHGLQGSEIHRDDQERLRTMPDRPKRCPMEGESC from the coding sequence TTGGAAAGATACGAGGTAACCTCATTGACTCCCGAGATCCTGCTGAAATCCTTGGTGGACGAAACCCGGCTGCGGTGCGTGATGTTGCTGCTCGTCGAACCGGAGCTATGCGTTTGCGAGTTTGGGTACGTCCTGGGCGAAGCGCAACCGAAGATCTCCCGACACCTGGGAACGTTACGCGAACACGATGTGGTACGGGACCGCCGGGCCGGACAGTGGGTGTACTATACCCTGCATCCGGATCTGCCCCCATGGGCCATGGTCATGATTCAGGCTGTTGCCCATGGTTTACAAGGATCGGAAATCCACCGGGACGATCAGGAGAGATTGCGGACCATGCCGGATCGTCCCAAACGCTGCCCTATGGAAGGTGAATCATGCTAA
- a CDS encoding permease, whose product MLKIFSDLADVTVFHGLGLAPGSPLGQALHFFVEDTSKIFVLLIVIVFVMGLFRTMLSPEKVRGYIEGKSHGTGYLLAVILGAITPFCSCSSVPLFIGFLEGGIPVGVTMAFLITSPLVNEVAVVILGAVMGWKMTLVYVATGMGIGILGGIFIDRLHMERWVEEYVWKMRLGQANMEDADGSWRARAFYAWGEVRTIVGRIWLYVIMGIGIGAALHGYVPQELFVRYAAADNPLAVPVAVLLGLPLYANATGIIPVAEALLAKGVPIGTVIAFMMSAVGISLPEFILLRKVLKPRFLLFFAGFLTVAFIMVGYLLNAIFV is encoded by the coding sequence ATGCTAAAAATTTTCAGTGATCTGGCAGATGTCACAGTGTTCCACGGATTGGGGCTTGCGCCTGGATCTCCCCTTGGGCAGGCGTTGCACTTCTTTGTGGAAGACACGAGCAAGATTTTCGTGTTGCTGATCGTCATCGTTTTTGTCATGGGGCTGTTCCGGACCATGCTCTCGCCGGAGAAGGTGCGGGGTTACATTGAAGGCAAGTCCCACGGAACGGGTTATTTGCTGGCGGTCATTCTTGGTGCGATCACGCCTTTCTGCTCCTGCTCCTCGGTCCCTTTGTTCATCGGCTTCCTTGAGGGGGGCATCCCAGTTGGGGTGACCATGGCCTTTCTCATTACCTCGCCCCTGGTGAATGAAGTCGCCGTGGTCATTCTGGGGGCCGTCATGGGTTGGAAGATGACCTTGGTATACGTGGCCACCGGCATGGGAATCGGGATTCTTGGTGGCATCTTCATCGACCGTCTTCATATGGAGCGATGGGTGGAGGAATATGTATGGAAGATGCGCCTGGGGCAGGCGAACATGGAAGATGCAGACGGTTCGTGGCGGGCACGAGCATTCTATGCCTGGGGTGAAGTCCGCACCATCGTGGGCCGCATCTGGCTTTATGTCATCATGGGTATTGGCATTGGTGCGGCGCTGCATGGTTACGTGCCACAGGAACTTTTCGTCCGCTACGCTGCCGCTGATAATCCATTGGCTGTACCCGTGGCGGTACTCCTGGGCCTGCCGCTCTATGCCAATGCCACGGGGATTATCCCAGTGGCCGAAGCCCTGCTCGCCAAAGGCGTTCCCATCGGCACGGTGATCGCTTTCATGATGAGCGCAGTGGGAATCTCGCTCCCAGAATTCATCCTGCTGCGCAAGGTACTTAAACCAAGATTTCTTTTATTTTTCGCAGGGTTCCTGACCGTGGCCTTCATCATGGTCGGCTACCTGCTCAATGCAATCTTTGTCTGA
- a CDS encoding thioredoxin family protein, with the protein MKSFKILGSGCKNCVTTAKLIEDKARILGIEAQVEKVTDLAEILGHGVMSTPGVMLDNQVVHAGSVPNSSQVEQWLKK; encoded by the coding sequence ATGAAATCGTTCAAGATATTGGGATCCGGCTGCAAAAACTGCGTCACCACGGCGAAGCTGATCGAAGATAAGGCCAGGATACTGGGCATCGAGGCCCAGGTAGAGAAAGTAACCGATTTGGCCGAAATCCTGGGTCATGGGGTGATGTCTACTCCCGGTGTAATGTTGGACAATCAAGTGGTCCACGCGGGTAGCGTGCCCAACAGCAGCCAAGTTGAGCAATGGTTGAAAAAATAA
- a CDS encoding diguanylate cyclase: MTEGVFGVDGESLHRERQAAAPASALSQALRAPRIVWLQFGFAIPFLLLIVGVGIWSLSTLEKSQNAATEDRGILSAGNQALDTARKAQVHFKIQVQEWKNILLCGSHPGDREKYLAAFNHQGQRVRELLAQLHGYFAFLNVGAREHTLLSRTVKSHDQLEALYTSTLKKHDLSQPLAAHNADRAVRGMDRDLTVQMDELVDLVSAHVARMTADSLQQDQDRYRDLANRLGLVPSLLIFILTPLAFFLIQRLLIRPILEMTTTMTCISNGKLEKVVQEDGCLELKVMAHQFNIMADRLKNTLDGLRGEKNKLTTIILSAREGIVVTDREGVVVLVNPAAEQILGKTAAQIVAGGLLNMLDDPEYITALLRCDDASVPDTVFYNNRMLVIHATTIRESQGQEIGSAAILRDVTSEKHLEEQLRRISVTDGLTGLYNRRHMDDILRTEFERVRRFQHTLSIMLIDVDHFKKFNDTHGHDQGDRVLKSLATILQRQSREVDFPCRYGGEEFCVILPGTGHPGALQAAERLRKEVEATPVDNLNITISIGVAIYQHQYFTVSSQEDMLKKADLALYKAKESGRNRVCVSDQDDSADPVTCKDSQSVKKFIFLFLLLFTACTTLKPVQNPTDIYWPPLPERPRYQYETELRSPKDIRGKDTTLADGLAGQENSTNVYEKPMRVAAWEGRIYITDSMQRRVHVFNVPDRKYFQFGFRREGTLGRPLGIAVDRKGLVYVVDAGKKHVVVYDELGMFVRFIGREAKLQRPSAVAVNPRNGHIMVTDTGGLDSTQHRVVIFNTEGKQLVSIGKRGTGDAEFNYPTDVATDHEGHFFVLDAGNFRVQQFSATGEFIRKWGSVGTGIGQFARPRALTIDRDGLVYVADGAFANIQVFDATGKLFLHMGEPTARDHPGRYASPSGLASDETGRLYIVDQVLKKVEVIRKLGDAEAERISSNFVP; the protein is encoded by the coding sequence TTGACTGAGGGGGTTTTCGGGGTTGACGGAGAAAGTTTGCATCGTGAACGACAGGCTGCGGCACCAGCCTCTGCCCTGTCCCAGGCATTGCGTGCGCCGCGCATCGTCTGGCTGCAGTTTGGTTTTGCCATTCCGTTTCTCCTGCTGATCGTGGGCGTGGGGATCTGGAGTCTTTCCACTCTTGAAAAATCCCAAAACGCCGCCACGGAGGATCGCGGCATTCTTTCGGCAGGCAATCAGGCATTGGATACGGCCCGGAAGGCCCAGGTCCATTTCAAGATTCAGGTGCAGGAGTGGAAGAACATTCTGTTGTGTGGCAGTCATCCTGGTGACCGGGAAAAATATCTGGCAGCCTTCAATCATCAGGGGCAACGGGTGCGTGAGCTTTTGGCCCAGTTGCACGGTTATTTTGCCTTTCTGAATGTGGGAGCCAGGGAACACACCCTGCTGTCTCGCACGGTGAAAAGTCATGATCAACTGGAGGCTCTTTATACCAGTACATTAAAAAAACATGATCTATCTCAGCCCCTTGCTGCCCATAATGCCGACCGTGCCGTGCGCGGGATGGATCGGGATCTGACCGTGCAGATGGATGAACTGGTGGATCTGGTGTCGGCCCATGTGGCCAGAATGACTGCCGACTCCCTGCAGCAGGACCAGGACCGTTATCGGGATCTTGCCAACCGTCTGGGTCTTGTCCCATCCCTGCTCATTTTCATCCTGACCCCCCTGGCTTTTTTTCTGATCCAGCGGCTCCTGATCAGGCCCATCCTGGAGATGACCACAACCATGACCTGCATCTCCAACGGCAAATTGGAAAAAGTGGTGCAGGAAGACGGGTGTCTTGAATTGAAGGTGATGGCGCACCAGTTCAACATCATGGCTGATCGCCTGAAAAACACCCTGGATGGCCTGCGCGGGGAGAAAAACAAGCTCACCACCATCATCCTGTCCGCACGGGAAGGAATCGTGGTAACAGACCGGGAAGGGGTTGTGGTCCTGGTCAATCCGGCGGCAGAGCAGATCCTGGGCAAGACTGCGGCACAAATCGTGGCCGGCGGATTGTTGAACATGCTGGATGATCCTGAGTACATCACGGCCCTGTTGCGTTGCGATGACGCTTCAGTCCCGGATACGGTATTTTACAATAACCGGATGCTTGTGATCCATGCCACGACCATCCGCGAAAGCCAGGGCCAGGAGATTGGTTCGGCAGCCATTCTGCGCGATGTCACTTCGGAAAAACATCTGGAAGAACAACTGCGACGCATCTCGGTAACCGATGGACTCACCGGACTCTACAATCGTCGGCACATGGATGACATTTTGCGCACCGAGTTTGAACGGGTGCGTCGTTTTCAGCATACGCTCTCCATTATGCTGATCGATGTGGATCATTTCAAAAAATTCAACGACACCCACGGTCATGACCAGGGTGACCGGGTTCTCAAGTCTCTGGCAACCATTCTGCAACGGCAATCCCGGGAAGTGGATTTTCCCTGTCGCTACGGAGGCGAGGAGTTTTGTGTCATTCTGCCGGGAACCGGGCATCCAGGTGCCCTTCAGGCAGCCGAGCGGTTGCGCAAGGAGGTTGAGGCAACGCCGGTGGACAATCTGAACATCACCATCAGTATCGGCGTAGCCATTTATCAACACCAATATTTCACCGTCTCCAGCCAGGAAGACATGTTGAAAAAAGCCGACCTCGCTCTCTACAAAGCCAAGGAATCCGGGCGCAATCGGGTATGTGTCAGCGACCAGGATGATTCTGCCGACCCGGTAACCTGCAAAGACTCCCAATCCGTGAAAAAATTTATTTTCTTGTTTTTATTGCTTTTTACGGCCTGCACGACCTTGAAACCCGTGCAGAATCCCACCGATATCTATTGGCCACCCCTGCCTGAACGTCCCCGCTACCAATACGAAACCGAACTCCGCAGCCCCAAAGACATTCGCGGCAAGGACACCACCCTGGCCGATGGCCTTGCCGGCCAGGAAAACAGCACCAACGTGTACGAAAAACCGATGCGCGTTGCGGCCTGGGAAGGGCGCATCTATATCACCGATTCCATGCAAAGGCGTGTGCATGTCTTCAATGTTCCAGACCGCAAATATTTTCAGTTCGGCTTTCGTCGCGAAGGGACTCTTGGCCGCCCCTTGGGTATTGCCGTGGACCGCAAAGGCCTGGTCTATGTCGTCGATGCCGGTAAAAAGCATGTGGTGGTTTATGACGAACTGGGCATGTTCGTGCGCTTTATTGGTCGTGAGGCCAAATTGCAACGTCCTTCCGCCGTCGCCGTCAACCCCCGCAATGGCCACATCATGGTGACGGATACCGGAGGCCTGGATTCCACCCAGCATCGCGTCGTGATTTTCAATACCGAAGGCAAACAACTGGTTTCCATTGGCAAACGCGGCACCGGTGATGCCGAGTTCAACTATCCAACCGACGTGGCCACCGACCATGAGGGGCATTTTTTTGTTCTCGATGCCGGCAATTTTCGTGTCCAACAATTTTCCGCCACCGGTGAGTTTATCCGCAAATGGGGCAGTGTTGGCACGGGAATTGGCCAGTTTGCCCGCCCGCGTGCCTTGACGATTGATCGTGATGGCCTGGTGTATGTGGCGGATGGGGCTTTTGCCAATATTCAGGTTTTTGATGCAACCGGGAAGTTGTTCCTGCATATGGGTGAACCCACGGCCAGGGACCATCCCGGTCGTTATGCTTCTCCGTCTGGGCTGGCCAGCGATGAAACAGGTCGGCTTTACATTGTGGATCAGGTCCTGAAAAAAGTGGAAGTCATTCGAAAACTGGGCGATGCGGAAGCCGAGCGTATTTCAAGTAATTTTGTGCCATGA
- a CDS encoding cytochrome c3 family protein, giving the protein MNVQNFLLKIGKSFPCQCLLQLVGGLILLGGGLAWAADYPTNFSNTGSIANTRHNMTQSTAGVGAAMTTVRNNYGEVCVYCHTPHGANSNVAAPLWNRTSKNNTYQTYSQLGTSTLTSEVAQPGPASMTCLSCHDGTVAIDSIINMPGSGNYNAASVTNHNETFLDSWKNLPGNSTKGSNKHYAIGETSPNESAGCMVCHSGPGGFEVATDFSVFNIGTDLRNDHPIGVNLPTSRIGNDFVGPDKQQDLMAFYDKDSDNRPDTNEVRYYKSSGQYRVECASCHDPHGVVGQNGTFNPSFLRVSNTNGSTLCLTCHNK; this is encoded by the coding sequence ATGAACGTCCAGAATTTCCTTCTCAAAATTGGGAAATCATTTCCCTGTCAATGTCTCTTGCAGCTTGTCGGTGGCCTGATTCTCCTGGGTGGTGGTCTGGCCTGGGCTGCGGATTATCCAACAAACTTTTCTAATACTGGCAGCATCGCCAATACCCGCCACAACATGACTCAGTCCACGGCCGGTGTCGGTGCAGCCATGACTACCGTGCGCAATAATTATGGTGAAGTTTGCGTTTATTGCCACACCCCCCACGGAGCCAACTCCAATGTGGCCGCCCCCTTGTGGAATCGTACTTCGAAAAACAATACCTACCAGACCTACAGCCAGTTGGGCACCTCGACGCTCACGTCCGAAGTAGCCCAACCCGGTCCGGCGTCCATGACCTGCCTTTCCTGCCATGACGGAACCGTTGCCATCGACTCCATCATCAACATGCCCGGCTCCGGCAACTACAATGCCGCGTCAGTGACCAATCACAACGAAACCTTTCTCGACAGTTGGAAAAACCTGCCCGGCAACTCGACCAAAGGCTCCAATAAACACTACGCCATAGGCGAAACGTCGCCCAACGAATCCGCCGGTTGCATGGTGTGCCATTCCGGTCCAGGAGGATTTGAGGTGGCCACTGATTTTTCCGTATTCAACATCGGCACCGATTTGCGCAATGATCATCCCATCGGTGTCAATTTGCCCACCAGTCGTATCGGTAATGACTTTGTTGGCCCCGATAAGCAACAAGATCTCATGGCCTTCTATGACAAGGACAGCGACAACAGACCGGATACCAACGAAGTTCGATATTACAAATCTTCGGGACAGTATCGGGTGGAATGCGCTTCCTGCCATGATCCCCATGGGGTGGTAGGCCAGAATGGCACGTTTAATCCAAGTTTTCTGCGAGTGAGCAACACCAATGGCAGCACCTTGTGCCTGACCTGTCACAATAAATGA
- a CDS encoding DegT/DnrJ/EryC1/StrS aminotransferase family protein, with product MAGDLTIPLARADITRDDENAVRAALARNLWYDADLLAQWEQAWSVLWDRPAVAFADPVELIALLKQRLHWPSGAAIAADALLEPAWREACSAAWLHLVWHDLDPRTGLLREQGTTLVPPGSGPLQAGFWRHGFGQPTRPDVSWEPPPLLMEEISGVVVPRLGCGWGGIQVAHFDGNRILPGVGAVLLSNKASLVADLRHMRRHPPGSAACALGLSLLSRLDTILAKRQQLAAAYLDMHPRGRLHLPASAAQDRSWEGFFLLLNNPTDRDALRGFLARSRIDAASPVWYQPDTAARQLPGVRTFLERSLAIPFYPALETATQKKIINRIHRWVERDARQPV from the coding sequence GTGGCCGGCGATTTGACCATCCCCCTGGCCCGGGCAGACATCACCCGGGATGACGAAAATGCCGTGCGGGCCGCCCTGGCCCGCAATCTCTGGTACGATGCCGATCTGCTGGCACAGTGGGAACAGGCCTGGTCCGTATTGTGGGATCGCCCGGCGGTGGCTTTTGCCGATCCGGTCGAATTGATCGCCCTTTTGAAACAGCGCTTGCACTGGCCTTCCGGCGCAGCAATCGCCGCCGACGCCTTGCTGGAACCGGCTTGGCGGGAGGCCTGTTCTGCTGCCTGGTTGCATCTGGTATGGCATGACCTGGATCCCCGGACCGGCTTGCTGCGCGAACAGGGCACCACCCTGGTGCCACCCGGATCGGGGCCCTTGCAGGCGGGATTCTGGCGGCATGGTTTTGGCCAACCGACCCGCCCCGACGTATCCTGGGAACCTCCTCCCCTGCTCATGGAGGAGATTTCCGGAGTGGTGGTTCCCCGGCTTGGCTGCGGGTGGGGCGGGATACAGGTGGCCCATTTCGATGGCAATCGAATCCTGCCGGGGGTGGGGGCCGTATTGTTGAGCAACAAGGCTTCCCTGGTGGCGGATTTGCGCCACATGCGCCGCCATCCCCCGGGAAGCGCGGCCTGTGCCCTGGGACTCTCCCTGCTGTCGCGACTCGATACCATCCTGGCCAAACGCCAGCAACTGGCCGCAGCCTATCTGGACATGCATCCCCGTGGTCGCCTGCATCTGCCCGCCTCGGCGGCCCAGGATCGCAGTTGGGAAGGATTTTTTCTGCTCCTGAACAACCCGACCGACCGCGATGCCTTGCGAGGTTTCCTGGCCCGGTCACGCATCGATGCGGCCTCGCCGGTATGGTATCAGCCCGATACCGCTGCCCGGCAGCTTCCCGGCGTGCGCACCTTTCTGGAACGCTCCCTGGCCATTCCCTTTTATCCAGCTTTGGAAACAGCCACGCAAAAGAAAATCATCAACCGCATTCATCGCTGGGTGGAGCGGGACGCCAGGCAACCCGTGTGA
- the thiC gene encoding phosphomethylpyrimidine synthase ThiC, translating to MDKFRSAWVRNRTGNVTQMHFARQGEITPEMAHVAREESLSPELVRDEVARGRMVIPANMNHPELRPVAIGIAARCKINANIGNSQISSGLEEELEKLNLSVRHGADTVMDLSTGKHIPHIRESILRHASVPIGTVPIYEVVERVTDVRQLTPDMILAVIEEQARQGVDYMTVHCGVLLHVLPMIESRITKIVSRGGALMAQWMLHHEAENPLYTHFDRLLEICKRYDVTLSLGDGMRPGCLHDASDAAQFAELKVLGELTTRAWEQDVQVMIEGPGHVPMDQIEMNMERERQECHEAPFYVLGPLVTDIAAGYDHISSAIGGAIAAWKGASMLCYVTPKEHLGLPHAEDVRNGIIAYKIAAHAADIARGRPGARDRDDAMSRARYAFDWNRQFELALDPERARSYHDETLPETAHKSAEFCSMCGPRFCAYKLSQEVTEKSRALAARLIPQHCPECAATIPAILHQAMIGG from the coding sequence ATGGACAAGTTCCGTTCCGCCTGGGTACGCAACCGTACTGGCAACGTTACCCAGATGCATTTCGCCCGGCAAGGGGAGATCACACCCGAAATGGCTCATGTGGCCCGGGAGGAGTCCCTGTCCCCCGAACTGGTGCGTGATGAAGTGGCACGGGGGCGCATGGTGATCCCGGCCAACATGAATCACCCCGAGTTGCGTCCGGTGGCCATCGGTATCGCTGCCCGCTGCAAAATCAACGCCAATATTGGCAATTCCCAGATTTCATCGGGATTGGAAGAGGAGCTGGAAAAGTTGAATCTGTCGGTCCGCCATGGGGCGGATACGGTCATGGATCTCTCCACGGGCAAACACATTCCCCACATTCGTGAATCCATTCTGCGGCATGCGTCAGTGCCCATCGGGACCGTACCCATTTACGAGGTGGTGGAGCGGGTTACGGATGTGCGTCAATTGACCCCGGACATGATTCTGGCCGTCATCGAGGAGCAGGCCCGGCAGGGGGTGGATTACATGACCGTGCATTGCGGGGTCCTGCTGCACGTCCTGCCCATGATCGAATCCCGCATCACCAAGATTGTCTCCCGGGGCGGGGCACTCATGGCCCAGTGGATGCTACACCACGAGGCGGAAAATCCCCTCTACACCCATTTTGACCGTCTGCTGGAAATCTGCAAACGTTACGATGTCACCCTCTCCCTGGGAGATGGCATGCGGCCCGGATGTCTCCATGATGCGTCGGATGCGGCCCAGTTTGCCGAGTTGAAAGTCCTGGGAGAACTGACCACCCGCGCCTGGGAACAGGATGTACAGGTGATGATCGAAGGCCCGGGCCATGTGCCCATGGACCAGATTGAAATGAACATGGAACGGGAACGGCAAGAGTGCCACGAGGCCCCTTTTTACGTCCTGGGACCTCTGGTGACGGATATTGCCGCCGGCTATGACCATATTTCCTCGGCCATTGGCGGGGCCATTGCCGCCTGGAAGGGGGCATCGATGCTTTGCTACGTCACTCCCAAGGAACATCTGGGTCTGCCCCATGCCGAGGATGTGCGCAATGGCATCATTGCCTACAAGATTGCTGCCCATGCCGCTGATATTGCCCGGGGTCGGCCCGGGGCACGCGACCGGGATGATGCCATGAGCCGGGCGCGTTATGCCTTTGATTGGAACCGCCAGTTTGAGTTGGCCCTGGATCCGGAACGGGCACGCAGCTACCACGACGAAACCCTGCCCGAAACGGCCCACAAAAGCGCCGAGTTCTGTTCCATGTGCGGTCCCCGTTTTTGTGCCTACAAGCTGTCCCAGGAAGTGACCGAAAAATCGCGTGCATTGGCCGCACGGCTTATTCCCCAGCATTGTCCGGAGTGCGCAGCAACCATTCCAGCGATTCTGCACCAGGCCATGATTGGCGGATGA